From Parcubacteria group bacterium, a single genomic window includes:
- a CDS encoding TraR/DksA C4-type zinc finger protein has protein sequence MLDQQTLEELKSALDKEREILIGELETIATPDPHLKDDWNVKHEEWSENQITSEETLESDESVNESDEDMKNKALSDHLELRLRDVNNALKRMEDGTYGTCEVCQEPIALERLKANPAASTDVEHAVKNHGI, from the coding sequence ATGTTAGACCAACAAACTTTAGAGGAATTAAAATCTGCGCTTGATAAAGAGCGTGAAATTCTAATTGGTGAATTAGAAACCATCGCTACGCCCGATCCTCACTTAAAGGACGACTGGAACGTCAAACATGAAGAATGGAGTGAAAATCAAATAACAAGCGAGGAAACGCTTGAAAGCGATGAGAGCGTCAACGAATCAGACGAAGATATGAAAAATAAAGCTCTTTCCGACCATCTTGAATTAAGATTGAGAGATGTAAATAATGCTTTAAAACGCATGGAAGACGGAACCTATGGGACTTGCGAAGTTTGCCAAGAACCAATCGCGCTTGAACGGCTAAAAGCCAACCCGGCAGCTTCAACCGATGTAGAACATGCTGTGAAAAATCATGGCATCTAA
- a CDS encoding YifB family Mg chelatase-like AAA ATPase → MASKLYSAALSGINAKIVEVECDLAPGLFNFSIVGLPDAAVKESKDRVSSALKNSGASQPSRRNKRLTVNLAPADLKKEGPAYDLPIALGYLLVSGQIKFDPEKKLFAGELALDGNLRPVNGILSIVMEAKNRGFKTVFIPKSNMAEASLVRDIEIIGANNLVEIFEHLENKKNISPCLNSDLESEFTKNSEENSDVDLALIRGQEKAKRVLEIAASGNHNIIFSGPPGSGKTLLAKALASILPKLNLEEAIEVMRIWSVAGLLKEDKSLLYKRPFRSPHHTASGISLVGGGAWPRPGEISLAHRGVLFLDEFPEFSRNVLENLRQPLEENTVTVSRAQGSITFPAQFLMVASMNPCPCGYLNDSLKECICAPSQIIKYKRKLSGPLLDRIDLHVEVPRLKYEEMTDSGAGETSQTMRKRVEETRAIQVSRFRNDGILTNREMSVRHIKKYCALDETAEKMMRNAVSSMGLSTRTYHRLLKISRTIADLEASENIKPQHLAEALQYRPREEV, encoded by the coding sequence ATGGCATCTAAGCTTTATTCTGCCGCCTTAAGCGGTATAAATGCGAAAATTGTGGAGGTCGAGTGCGATTTGGCGCCCGGCCTCTTTAATTTTTCCATCGTTGGATTACCGGATGCGGCAGTTAAAGAATCAAAAGACCGTGTGTCATCTGCTTTAAAAAACTCCGGCGCTTCCCAGCCGTCTAGGCGCAATAAGCGCCTGACCGTTAATTTAGCGCCGGCCGATTTAAAAAAAGAAGGCCCGGCTTACGACCTGCCGATTGCTTTGGGTTATTTACTGGTTTCCGGCCAAATCAAGTTTGATCCGGAAAAAAAACTGTTTGCCGGGGAGCTGGCTTTGGACGGAAATTTAAGACCCGTTAACGGCATTCTTTCAATAGTCATGGAAGCTAAAAACCGCGGATTTAAAACTGTTTTTATCCCAAAATCCAACATGGCTGAAGCATCTCTGGTTAGAGACATTGAAATTATCGGGGCCAATAATTTAGTTGAGATTTTTGAACACCTCGAAAACAAAAAAAATATCAGCCCTTGCTTAAATTCCGACTTAGAATCGGAATTTACGAAAAATTCGGAAGAAAACTCCGATGTTGACCTGGCTTTAATCCGCGGCCAGGAAAAAGCCAAGCGGGTTTTGGAGATCGCCGCCAGCGGAAATCATAATATTATTTTTTCCGGGCCGCCCGGGTCGGGGAAGACTCTTTTAGCCAAAGCTCTGGCTTCAATTTTGCCAAAATTAAATCTGGAAGAAGCTATTGAAGTAATGAGAATCTGGAGCGTTGCCGGTTTGCTTAAAGAAGACAAATCTCTCCTATATAAAAGGCCCTTTCGGTCGCCTCATCACACCGCTTCGGGGATTTCTCTTGTCGGCGGCGGCGCTTGGCCCCGGCCGGGAGAAATTTCTTTGGCTCATCGCGGAGTTCTGTTCCTTGATGAATTTCCGGAATTTTCACGAAATGTTTTAGAAAACTTAAGACAGCCGCTCGAAGAAAACACCGTTACTGTTTCCCGAGCCCAAGGCAGTATAACTTTTCCGGCTCAATTTTTAATGGTCGCTTCAATGAACCCATGCCCCTGCGGATACTTAAACGACTCCTTAAAAGAATGTATATGCGCGCCGAGCCAAATCATAAAATATAAAAGGAAACTATCGGGCCCGCTTCTTGATAGGATAGACCTCCACGTTGAGGTGCCCCGCCTAAAATACGAAGAAATGACCGATAGCGGCGCCGGCGAAACCAGCCAAACTATGAGAAAAAGAGTTGAAGAAACCCGCGCGATCCAGGTTTCACGCTTTAGAAACGACGGAATTCTAACTAACCGTGAAATGTCGGTTCGCCATATTAAAAAATACTGCGCCCTCGATGAAACTGCGGAAAAAATGATGAGAAACGCCGTTAGTTCTATGGGGCTTTCAACCCGCACTTACCACCGCTTGCTGAAAATTTCCCGCACCATCGCCGACTTGGAGGCTTCCGAAAACATAAAACCCCAGCACTTGGCCGAGGCTCTTCAATACAGACCGAGGGAAGAGGTTTAG
- a CDS encoding M23 family metallopeptidase, whose translation MTEKSPLWVSLFLVFSLVLAINSSSPAGFKNRFVYLGGENIGGEIIEIVSAPDSAQQNEGSPAVGYQSTLLAFAASASSDSSGILEEGPYYDDRNPLITGQDSILQNQNPITIPSTPEPSKPAAPRPAPYYGPSLTGYFIFPTTGHNQGRLHSYNAVDISAGDDCLHENIPVFAAASGVVTAAYPTQSTARWANSGYGGYFKILHPNGVTTLYAHLKNVLVNAGQYVNQGSIVAFMGGYPGQPGSGNSTGCHLHFGVDGAAQPFAR comes from the coding sequence TTGACCGAAAAGAGCCCGCTTTGGGTTTCGTTGTTTTTAGTTTTCTCGCTTGTTTTAGCCATTAATTCATCTAGCCCGGCCGGTTTTAAAAATCGGTTCGTTTATCTCGGAGGGGAGAACATTGGCGGCGAAATAATTGAAATCGTATCCGCTCCAGACAGTGCGCAACAGAACGAAGGTTCACCGGCGGTCGGTTATCAGTCGACCCTTTTGGCTTTTGCCGCCAGCGCTAGCTCTGATTCAAGCGGTATTTTAGAGGAAGGGCCGTATTACGATGACAGAAACCCCTTAATTACCGGCCAGGATTCAATTTTGCAGAATCAAAATCCGATTACAATACCTAGCACTCCCGAACCATCAAAGCCAGCAGCGCCTCGGCCCGCGCCTTATTATGGCCCTTCTCTTACCGGCTATTTTATTTTTCCTACAACGGGCCATAACCAGGGCCGCCTGCACTCGTATAACGCGGTTGATATTTCCGCCGGCGATGATTGTCTTCATGAAAACATTCCGGTATTTGCCGCGGCTTCCGGCGTTGTTACCGCTGCTTATCCGACCCAAAGCACTGCCAGATGGGCCAATAGCGGTTATGGCGGCTATTTTAAAATTTTACATCCCAACGGCGTTACCACTTTATATGCCCATCTAAAAAACGTTCTTGTTAATGCGGGCCAATATGTTAATCAAGGCAGTATCGTTGCCTTCATGGGCGGCTATCCGGGACAGCCTGGTTCTGGCAATTCTACCGGTTGTCATCTCCATTTTGGAGTAGATGGCGCCGCACAGCCTTTCGCGCGCTAA
- a CDS encoding UvrD-helicase domain-containing protein — protein MDIFDDLNDKQIEAIKVSAGPVLILAGAGSGKTKTLTHRIAYLISQGIRPENILAVTFTNKAAEEMRSRVQKLLTTNYKLPTTDLFIGTFHSFGVKILREEIEKLGFKNNFVIYDEDDTFALAKDIRSELNFPQDKLKAGMLLNIVSKSKNELKDLEEVLTNEGELYRNRILQFGEIYKQRMSAANAVDFDDLIVLPVKIFQKFPEILKKYQNRYQYILVDEYQDTNHAQYTLVNLLADKYKNLFAIGDPDQAIYGWRQADFRNILNFEHDYSNAKIIKLEQNYRSTQNILSAASQIISKNVERKEKTLWTKNPPGAPIEVTETANEREEAEFIINKVLDLNKNLNIGLDNAVVMYRTNAQSRTLEEACLYAGLPYRVIGAVKFFQRKEIKDIVAFLRLIQNSDDEISLKRVVGIMGKRAYANFEIEFEKLKKTAKTLSPAELIKAVIKKTSYYDYLSSKFSGTGPDGEPESESRIKNVRELIGLSFKYDKTEPVLALSEFLAEAALMTENPPPLGNALRASEKNIPQGWGSEKLNLMTLHSAKGLEFDAVFIAGAEEGLMPHSRSAFSLGELEEERRLCYVGLTRAKKYLWLSFAKQRSLWGERNETMPSRFIMELPPSLVNFRSLSDGYNLPEINLE, from the coding sequence ATGGATATTTTTGACGATCTAAACGACAAGCAAATAGAAGCAATAAAAGTTTCCGCGGGGCCGGTTTTAATTTTGGCCGGCGCCGGAAGCGGCAAAACGAAAACTCTGACTCACAGAATAGCCTATCTTATTTCCCAAGGTATTAGACCGGAAAACATTTTGGCCGTCACTTTCACCAACAAAGCTGCCGAAGAAATGCGTAGCCGTGTTCAGAAATTGCTAACTACTAACTACAAACTACCAACAACTGACTTATTCATCGGGACTTTCCACAGTTTCGGAGTAAAAATCCTAAGGGAAGAAATTGAAAAACTGGGGTTTAAAAACAACTTCGTCATTTACGACGAAGACGATACCTTCGCGCTGGCAAAAGACATTAGAAGCGAGCTTAATTTTCCACAAGATAAACTGAAGGCCGGAATGCTTCTTAATATAGTTTCCAAATCTAAAAACGAACTGAAAGATCTTGAGGAAGTTTTAACCAACGAGGGCGAATTGTATAGAAACCGAATTTTGCAATTTGGCGAAATTTATAAACAGCGGATGTCCGCCGCCAATGCCGTTGATTTTGATGATTTAATAGTTTTGCCGGTAAAAATTTTCCAAAAATTTCCGGAAATTTTAAAAAAATACCAGAACCGGTATCAATACATATTAGTTGACGAATATCAAGATACCAATCACGCTCAATATACTCTTGTAAATCTCTTAGCCGACAAATATAAGAATCTTTTTGCGATTGGCGACCCTGACCAGGCTATTTACGGATGGCGGCAAGCCGATTTCAGGAACATTTTGAATTTTGAACACGATTATTCAAACGCCAAAATAATAAAACTGGAGCAAAATTACCGTTCAACCCAAAATATTTTGTCCGCCGCCTCCCAAATTATTTCAAAAAATGTTGAGCGCAAGGAAAAAACGCTTTGGACCAAAAATCCGCCAGGCGCGCCTATTGAAGTGACCGAAACGGCTAACGAGCGAGAAGAGGCTGAGTTTATTATTAACAAGGTGTTGGATTTAAACAAAAATCTTAACATTGGTCTGGATAATGCCGTAGTAATGTACCGAACCAATGCCCAATCGAGAACGCTTGAAGAGGCCTGCCTTTACGCCGGCCTGCCTTATCGGGTTATCGGCGCCGTAAAGTTTTTCCAGAGAAAAGAAATTAAAGACATTGTAGCGTTTTTGCGCTTGATTCAAAACTCTGATGATGAAATAAGTTTAAAAAGAGTGGTGGGCATTATGGGTAAGAGGGCTTATGCTAACTTTGAAATCGAATTTGAAAAATTAAAAAAAACGGCGAAAACATTGTCGCCGGCTGAATTAATTAAAGCCGTAATTAAAAAAACTAGTTATTACGATTACTTGTCTTCTAAATTTTCGGGAACGGGGCCCGACGGAGAACCGGAATCCGAATCAAGGATAAAAAACGTCAGGGAACTAATCGGTCTGTCTTTCAAATACGATAAAACCGAACCAGTTTTGGCACTTTCCGAATTCTTGGCAGAAGCAGCATTGATGACAGAAAATCCCCCACCCTTGGGGAATGCGCTTCGCGCTTCAGAAAAAAATATTCCCCAAGGGTGGGGGAGTGAAAAATTAAATTTAATGACGCTTCATTCGGCAAAAGGATTGGAATTTGACGCGGTTTTCATAGCTGGCGCCGAAGAAGGATTGATGCCCCATTCGCGCTCGGCATTTTCTTTGGGAGAGCTTGAGGAAGAGCGCCGCCTTTGCTATGTCGGGCTTACACGAGCCAAAAAGTACTTATGGCTTTCGTTTGCAAAACAACGCTCTCTTTGGGGAGAAAGAAACGAAACCATGCCATCTAGGTTCATAATGGAACTGCCGCCGAGCTTGGTTAATTTTAGGTCGTTAAGTGACGGCTATAATCTTCCCGAAATTAATTTAGAGTAA